AAATGAGGAATGGAATAAAACATTTGGAGGAAGTAGTATGGACAGAGGAGAGGACGTTATCCAAACAAAAGATGGTGGCTATGCGATTACTGGAGAATCAAGACCTCATATAACGGTATGGGATGATGTCTTTCTCATAAAAACCAGTGAAAATGGAAATATGGAATGGATTAAGTCATTTGAAGGAATACATCAGGATCTCGGATATTCCATCATCCAGACAAACGATGGATACCTAATTGGAGGAACGACACATTCTTATGGTGCTTCAGCTTTAGCAAATTTCAAGGCTTGGTTGATAAAAACAGATAAAGGTGGAAACGAGCAATGGAACAAAACATTTGGTAAAAGAGGAAGGGAATCAGCAGATTGTATCATACAAGCTAGCGATGGTAGCTACATATTTGTTGGAGGTACTGATAGTTATGGTGCTGGAAAGGAAGATGCATGGTTAGTAAAATGCCAGGATTATCCTCCTCCAAAAATAAAAATTGTGAAGCCAAGAAAAGGATGGCTTTACATATTTGATAGAAAAATAATTCCAATTGGAAAAACGATAATTTTAGGAGGAATTACAGTAAAAGTTGAGGGTTACGATTCTGAAGAAAAGATAAATAGAGTTGAATTTTATCTAGATACTCCAGAGGCTTATGAAAGAGAACCTAGAGCAATTATTTACGAACCTCCATATGAATGGAAATGGGATGAGCCAGCAATTGGCCCTTGCTTAATAACATCTGCAGCTTATTATGGTAATACCGAAGCTCATGCGGCCGATATAATAAATTTATGGATATTCAACATCTAATATACCTCTTATTTCTTGGTTTTATATAGGTAGAGCCCATGGGAGAGATACCCTGAAAAGGGCCCGGGTCTATGGCTTAGGCGGAGAGCCCTGTTGTCCTTCGGGACTTCGGTGTAAACTCTGCTGTTTGAAGGCTATAGATCCTTGGTTTGCTATCAAGCCCTTCTTTTCATTTTTTGATTATTTTACACTTATATTTCTATGTCAACAATTTTGTTCATCAAAAACAGTATAAAGACGGATTGCATTATATTATTGGCGGAAAGATGAAAAGAAAATATAAAACAATAGGTGTGTTGGTGGTGGTAGGGGTATTTGTTATACCGATGATGCCAGTAAAAGCTTGGACTCCTCCGGATGATGCAAGAGACATCGTTGTTACAGAATGCAAAGGAATTAGAGATCTGCCAGGTGAATTAGATCATACTGCAATATACGCTGGCAGTAACGAGATATTAGAAGCAGATCCACGTTTCGAGAAATGGAAACCATGGGAAAGATGGCTTTATCCAACAAATCATAGGCGATTACATCAAAAATCATATTCTGGCAATGAAAACTATGGAAGAGCCGAAAGAGACGAGTTAGATGAATTATTTAATCCAAAATATTACAGCATACAAATATACCTAAGGGTACCGGATGCATACTCTGTTTTACCAGATATCGTTGATTTTGCACAAGATAAGGCGGATCGCAAATGGGTAGTAGGAGGAATACCAAATAAATCGAGGCCATTTGATTATATATCTTTTTGGAGTGAATACACAAAACAGGTAGACAACCCCAATGACCCGAATTCTCTTGGATTTGGATATTATTGCTCAGAGCTAACATGGGCTGCATATAAATCAAAGGACTTCAACTTAGATCCCAATGGCAATGAAGTCAGACCGCAAGACATTTATGATAGCGATATAACTGAGGAATATAGAAGATACACAACATAAATTAAAATCCTCTTTCTTATTTATTTTTATTTTTAAAAATGAAAAAGAAAATGAAAAAAATAATAATTTCTCTTTGTATCGGAGTATTTGTAGTACTCATTCCGTCAATATCATTCAATTTAACTAAAGATTTAACTAAAGAGGAAGACGAAGAATGGAATAAAATATATGGGGAAAGCTTTGCTGAAGCATATGACATTGAACAAACAAGTGATGGACATTTCATTATTGCAGGGCACACTAAAAATTGGACTGCATGGCTTCTAAAAATAGATAAACAAGGAAATGAAATATGGAATAAAACATATGGAGAAGGAATATTTTATAGCATTGTTGAGACAGAAAGTGGATATACCATAGGCGGATATACTGAATCACGTGGAGCAGGAAAAGGAGACTTTTGGCTTGTTAAAGTGGATAAACAAGGAAATGAAATATGGAATAAAACATATGGGGAGGGAAATATGGAATCGGTAAGAAAGGTTATATCAACAAAAGATAGATACCTTATGGTTGGAATAAAAAGGTATCCGCCTAGAGAGGATGGATACAGCGATTCTAATATTTGGCTTGTTAAAGTGGATAAACAAGGAAATGAAATATGGAATAAAACATATGGAGGGAATTGGACAGAAGATGGACAAGACATTATAGAAATAGAAGATGGGTATTTAGTCTCAGGAAGAACATATTCATATGAAAAATATGGGGGGTGGGACACTTGGCTAATTAAAATAGATAAACAAGGAAATGAAATATGGAATAAAACATATGGATGGTGGGATTTCGAAACGGAAGCTTACATAATTGAAATAGAAGATGGTTACATGATTACGGGATCCACTCTTTCTACTTATGTAGGATTTTGCGTTGGGTATCTAATAAAAGTAAATAAGGCTGGGGAAGAAATATGGAGTAAAAAATATGGATATAAAGCAGAGAAATTTCGAGATATTTAAAAAATAGAAAATGGATATATTTTAGTAGGGCTTACTGAGGGATATGGTGTAGGAGATTTTGATGCTTGGCTTTTAAAAATAGATGAGGAAGGAAATGAAATATGGAATAAATCATTTGGAGGAAGAGGAAGAGATCGTGCTTATTCAATAGAAATAAAAAACGATAATTATTTTATTGTTGGAGAAAAAATAGAAATGCATGGATTATAAAATGTGCTGATTATCTCCCACCTAAAATAAAAATAGTTAGACCAAAGGAAAATTATCTGTATATTTTTGATAGAGAAATAATGCCATTTAACAAAACAATGGCACTCGGGAGCATCACTATAATTGCTGAAGTTTATAATCCTATAAATGGTACAATAAAAAGAGTAGAATTTTATCTTACTTTTTCAGGGAGAAAATATGAATACGAGCCAAGAACAGTTTTATATTCTCCTCCATATGAATGGAAATTTGATGTGCAAACGATCTCGTTGTTCAGGCCAGTGGAAATTACCACTGCTGCCTACTATGAAAATGCAGGAGGAGTAGCAGTAGATAAAAAAGAGGTTTATATTATAAAGTTGGCGGCTTCTGTCTCTACCTTGCATTCATAAGGTTTGCTATCAAGCCCTTCTTTTCATTTTTTGATTTATTAGCTCGAAAATGATATAGAAAGCAATAAAAACCGTCGGGCATTTATTCTAATATGAGTATTGAAGTTGAAATAAAGGACATGAAACAGCGTTTAGCTGAAATTTCAGATAAGCTGGATGAACTACTGCAGGAAAAGGAAACCATTTCAATTATGAAACTGTCAGAAAAATCTTTATCTAAATTCTTTAATAACGAACCAGACATTTACAAAATAGAAGATTTAAAGGTAAGATACAAATGAAAGGAAAATTTGTTTTGATTCCATTTCCATTCACTGATTTAGCTATCGCAAAATTAAGACCGGCACTGGTAATCCACGAAGAAAAGAAAGATGTCATTGTTGCATTTATATCCTCAAGAATTCCATCGGAGATATCCATTACAGATGTGGTTATAACCGCTGAACATCATGCCTTCAAAAGAACTGGTTTAAAGGTTGATTCTGTTATAAAACTTGACAAAGTTGCAACCGTGTTAAAAGATTTAATTGTTGGTGAGCTAGGAGAGGTGGATGAAACTTTGCGAAAAGAAATAAATGAGAAATTGAGAAAGATATTCACAATTTGAAGTCATTTTTTCAACTCAAAAGTAATATGCTATCAAGCCCTTCTTTTCATTTTATGTTTTTCGTATTTTTATTGTCCTATTTTTGTTGTTCTCCCAGAACAATTTTGTCGGTAGAAATCAATATACCCCCCCGCATTACATTATTGGTGAGAAAAATGAAAACGGAGCAGGGCGGAAATTTAGAAAAGGAACCTAACCCTGCGGGTCAAAAAGGAGGGAAAATGCCGAAAATAAGAAGAGCATGCCCGAAAGGTGGAATTCCGACTGAGGCGCTATATAAATATCGGAAAAACAAAAAGGGGGAAAGATAAAATGCCAATGGAAGAACCCATATATGAAGACACCGCGACCCCTGGCTGCGGCGAAGGTTTACTCTTCTTCTGTGGACTCGACGAACAATATTTCTGTTCCGGCCTTTTATTCAATTTTTGGTGTAGTGTGCCACAACGCCCATTCGTTCTAGCAGTAGAGTAGTTGCTCCCTAGCTAGAAGGAACTACTATAACCTCCGGAAATCAGACAACGATTTAGTTAGACTATTAACTAGGAGATGTATTCCAGATGTATCCAACGTTAGAAAAAAACATTGAGTTAAGGTTTCAACCAACAGAAGCAGAGGTAATAAATAGAGGGAAGTTAAACTTCACGGCGGTTAACGATGTTGGGGCGGAAATCCTTGCGAGTTGCGATGGGAAAACTCCTATTGATGAAATATGTAGGAGAATGGCCCAGAGACACGATGACACCGTTAGAAGGGTGAAACCGATTATTTTAAGGTTCCTAGAAAAGGCAGAGAAAAGAGGACATGTCTCCTTTCATGACATATCTCAAGATCATTGTGGCACTATCTCAGGCAGCCGAAAGTATTTTACGCCAATACAGGCGTCTGTAGAGCTTACTATGGCATGCAATCTTAAATGCAGACATTGCTACGCGAATTCGGGGACATCAAAATCCAACGAGCTCTCTACGGAAGAATTTTTAGATATCTTTAGCAAGCTTTACAAAGTAGGCGTTGTTAGAGTGACTCTTACGGGCGGAGAACCTTTGCTTCACAATGATCTTCCCGAAATCCTAGAATTTTGCTTCAAAAAATTTCATTTGCAATTACTGACAAACGGTATTGGCGTTACCGAAAAAATAGCAAGACAATTATCTAGGTATATAGTCACTACACAACTCAGTTTGGACGGAGATAACTCGAAAACACATGACTACATGAGGGGAAAGAAGGGGGTCTTCGAAAAAACCATTAAAGCGATTAAAATACTAGTCAGACATAGAGTACCCACAGTTGTTGCCATGTCGGTAACACCATTCAATATAGACCAAATTGAGGGATGTCTTCATCTTGCGCTAGATCTAGGGGTTGCAGGATTCAGGGTAGGGGGTTTAACCCCAACTGGAAGAGCAAAGGATCTTGGATGGGAATTAAATGAAGAAGAATATAACGGGGTAAGGAAAACCAGGAGGAAACTTGCGAATAAATACAAAGACCAAATTTGGGTAGAATCGGAGGAAAGCTTAATTACCGGGGAAGAACGGACTGAAAAATCAAATGATAGGAGGAAAATAACTGTTGAGACAAAAGATAAGCCAAGGAAAATTAAACCGAGAAATTGTGGCGCAGGTTATAGAATGTTAGTGATATCTCCTACTGGAGAGGTTAGACCATGCCCTATTATAAGCGACGAAAGATTGGTTATTGGAAATATAAAGAACGAGGGCATCAAAAATATCTTAAATCATAGAATAGCAAAAACCTTGCCGGAAGTCATTGCTCCAATCAAAGAAATCTGTGGCGAATGCAAGTATTTTTATAGATGCGAAGGCTGCATAGGTACTGGCTTAGTACAATGTACGGAAATAGAAGATTGCAACTGGGCAAAAAAAGAATTAAGAAAATTACCAAAAGTTCAAGGGAAGTTTTAAAAAGTTGTATGCGTTGGAAAGAAACATGGATAAGATGAAGAAGTTAATGAAGATGATAGCCATTCCGATGGTGATACTATTATTATCTGCAAGCAGCATGACAAATATAGCTTGCAACGTAAAAATTAATCATCAGCTTCAACAATCAATCGATGAAGTCGTACTTCAAACCAATTTCAAGCCTCATGTTGTTGTAGCTATGATAGATTCTGGCATAAATGTTTACCACGAGATATTCAGAAGAGAAGATATGGTGCAGCACCCTTCTACATATATTGGAGGATTTCCGGAAGATGCAGAGGCAATCAATTTAACTTTTGGTGATGATTGGGAAAGCAACTATGAGAATGATAAGGAAATATGGGAAAACCTTGAAGAAAAAAAATTATACTGGTTTCCGCATACAAATATCATTGGCATATCCTTTGGGCAGTCAACTTGGTATGGAAGAGAAGAGCCTGGAGATCCTATTTTAGATGATGTTGGCCATGGAACAAGTACATCTTCTATTATAGAAAAAATAAATCCTAATGTAACAATTTTGATGGTTGAAACGGGAGGAAATAAACTGAAAGAGGCTTTGTCGTGGACAGTAAATCGGTCATGGATTGATATTATTGTTCCCGAGTTTGGTGTCTGGTATCGTCCACGCATGCTTTTCTGGACAACAATTTGGTGGTCTGGCTTTCAAGAAATTTCCAAAAGAGGAGTGAAAAATGGAAAAATAATTGTTACAGCCGCTGGCAACAGACCATGGATAATCCCAGAGCTTTCTTACATATCCGGACCACCATGGGTTATTTCCGTTGGAGGAGCAGAAGGATATTGTCATGGAATAGACTTATCGACAGCCAAAAGTGCTGACTACGTTTCAACATTTACGAGAAAAATTGCATTTCATTTTAATACATCAACATACTGGGTGGGGTCAGGAACAAGTTTATCTATTCCGACGGTAGCAGGTACGCTATCTTCAATCATTTTAAAGATAAGAGAGGAATTGAATGAATTATACCTATGGAATAAGGAATGGGGCATTGATTGATGTCCCAGAAGAAGGAATTCATATTACAAACTGGGATATAAGGAATACACTAAACCATACTGCCACCTATTGGAACACAAGTGATTGGAGTTTTTATGACTGGATATTTAAATGGCCATGTAGAAATGCAATTGATCCTTATACTGGTGAACCTGTTTCTTTATGGCTCAAAATTTTATTGAGGATAGTGACTGCAAATATCCCTGTAAACCCAGTTGCTCCTTGGCTACAAATGAGTTGGGGATTTGTGAATGAAAGCATAGTAAATGATACAATAGATGTTTTACTCGGCAAAAAAGAAATGCCGGAGAAACCAGAAGGGGCAATAAGATATATGGAAGCCATCTATAAAATTCGAGAAATGATTTGGAGAAGTTATTCATGATGGACAACATCGTACTATGCGGAATGAGCAATGATCAAAGAAATTTGTCGAGGTGAATTAAGAAACGATGTCAGCGATCATAACCACTGATTTAATAAAGAAATACAAAACCTCCTTTTCCCTTAAAAAACTCTTAGGAAAAAGAGATTTTATCCAGGAGACAGTAGCATTGAATGGCCTTTCATTTTCGGTTGGTGAAGGAGAAATCTACGGGATTTTAGGTCCAAATGGAGCTGGTAAAACCACTTTAATCAAAGTCTTAGCAACGATATTGTTGCCAGATGGTGGGGATGTTGAAATCCTTGGCTATAAGTTGCCTAGAGATGAAAAGAAAGTGAAAGATTTAATTGGTTTAAGCCTTGGGGAATATGAAAGAACATTCCAATGGAGGATAACTGGGAAACAAAATTTAGAATTCTTTGCAGCATTATTTGGCACACCGAAAAACTCTGTAAAAGATAAGATAGATGAGGTTTTATCTCTAGTTGGCTTAGAAGATAAAGCAGACACGTTGTTTTTGGAATATTCCACCGGCATGAAACACAAGCTAGCTATTGCTAGAGCATTACTTAATGATCCAGAGGTATTGCTCTTCGATGAACCAACAGCTGGTCTAGATGCTAAAACATCAAGAGAGGTTGGTAATTTTATAAGAACATTAACAAAAAATGGTACAACCATTATCTATACGACCCATCGCCTAGAAGAAGCTGGGAATCTCTGTGATAGAATTTTAATTTTAAATCAGGGGAAAAAGGTTGCGGAAGAGAGCCCAACCAATTTGAAAAAACTTGCTAGTGAAACAGAGGTTTTGCAAATAGAATTGAATGAGGTTAACGATTTATTGTTAGAGCAAATCCAAAATCTAGATGGAATTAAGGATGTTTACCTGACCGGCCCAAGGATAATAAGAATTCATTGTAACCAAATAAACGGGTCGATATATTCAATTTTGGATTTGATAAAATCAAAAGACGTAAAGATAAACCAAATATATTCTTTCACGCCATCCGTACAGGATGCATTCCTAAAATTGACTGGTGAAGAAAAATGAAAAAGTTAATATTAATTTCTTTAGGTATCGAAATACCAATCTTTATCATGGTCTTGCTGTCAATAGCCTTGAACTACAATCCACAAGATTTCATATCGATCGCTCCTTATATTTTGCCGTTTATACTAATTTTCTCGTCTTTAACATTGATATGGTTTTTAATGGGAAAAAGTGGCTCTTTTCGGGTAACATATGCATTTATTAAAAGAAGGTTTCAAGTTTTCACATCTTACAAGTTTCAAATAATATTTACTATTTTTAATATCTTTTTAATGGTCATCATTTTTTATATTGTTGGCAAGCCTTTCGTAGAGATAATGTT
Above is a genomic segment from Candidatus Thermoplasmatota archaeon containing:
- a CDS encoding type II toxin-antitoxin system PemK/MazF family toxin, giving the protein MKGKFVLIPFPFTDLAIAKLRPALVIHEEKKDVIVAFISSRIPSEISITDVVITAEHHAFKRTGLKVDSVIKLDKVATVLKDLIVGELGEVDETLRKEINEKLRKIFTI
- a CDS encoding PqqD family peptide modification chaperone encodes the protein MYPTLEKNIELRFQPTEAEVINRGKLNFTAVNDVGAEILASCDGKTPIDEICRRMAQRHDDTVRRVKPIILRFLEKAEKRGHVSFHDISQDHCGTISGSRKYFTPIQASVELTMACNLKCRHCYANSGTSKSNELSTEEFLDIFSKLYKVGVVRVTLTGGEPLLHNDLPEILEFCFKKFHLQLLTNGIGVTEKIARQLSRYIVTTQLSLDGDNSKTHDYMRGKKGVFEKTIKAIKILVRHRVPTVVAMSVTPFNIDQIEGCLHLALDLGVAGFRVGGLTPTGRAKDLGWELNEEEYNGVRKTRRKLANKYKDQIWVESEESLITGEERTEKSNDRRKITVETKDKPRKIKPRNCGAGYRMLVISPTGEVRPCPIISDERLVIGNIKNEGIKNILNHRIAKTLPEVIAPIKEICGECKYFYRCEGCIGTGLVQCTEIEDCNWAKKELRKLPKVQGKF
- a CDS encoding ABC transporter ATP-binding protein translates to MSAIITTDLIKKYKTSFSLKKLLGKRDFIQETVALNGLSFSVGEGEIYGILGPNGAGKTTLIKVLATILLPDGGDVEILGYKLPRDEKKVKDLIGLSLGEYERTFQWRITGKQNLEFFAALFGTPKNSVKDKIDEVLSLVGLEDKADTLFLEYSTGMKHKLAIARALLNDPEVLLFDEPTAGLDAKTSREVGNFIRTLTKNGTTIIYTTHRLEEAGNLCDRILILNQGKKVAEESPTNLKKLASETEVLQIELNEVNDLLLEQIQNLDGIKDVYLTGPRIIRIHCNQINGSIYSILDLIKSKDVKINQIYSFTPSVQDAFLKLTGEEK